In one Sphingobium sp. MI1205 genomic region, the following are encoded:
- the kdpC gene encoding potassium-transporting ATPase subunit KdpC has translation MDKDFVTSLRPAIVLTILFALLLGIVYPLVMTGIGQAIFASQAKGSLIRDPQGRAVGSAVIGQAFVSDRYFQTRPSAAGKGYDGLASAGSNLGPTAQALTDRVKGDIDKQRAAGVAGPLPGDLVTASGSGLDPHLSPESALAQSARVARARGIAEAQVRSLVTRNVEHPLLGFLGEDRVNVLALNQQLDRITNERTGTAR, from the coding sequence ATGGACAAGGACTTCGTCACATCATTGCGCCCAGCCATCGTTCTCACGATCCTGTTCGCGCTTCTGCTGGGAATCGTCTATCCTCTTGTCATGACCGGCATCGGGCAGGCTATCTTCGCCTCTCAGGCCAAGGGCAGCCTGATCCGCGATCCGCAGGGGCGCGCGGTCGGGTCGGCCGTCATCGGCCAGGCGTTCGTCAGCGACCGCTATTTCCAGACGCGGCCATCGGCAGCGGGGAAAGGCTATGACGGCCTCGCCTCTGCCGGTTCGAACCTGGGCCCGACCGCGCAGGCGCTGACCGATCGCGTCAAGGGCGACATCGACAAGCAGCGCGCCGCCGGCGTAGCTGGACCGTTGCCGGGCGATCTCGTGACCGCCAGCGGTTCGGGACTCGATCCTCACCTCTCCCCGGAATCCGCCCTTGCGCAGTCCGCGCGGGTGGCCCGCGCGCGGGGCATTGCCGAAGCGCAAGTTCGTTCGCTGGTTACGCGCAACGTCGAGCATCCCCTTCTGGGCTTCCTCGGCGAGGACCGGGTCAACGTGCTCGCGCTCAACCAGCAGCTCGATCGGATCACGAACGAGCGGACCGGCACCGCGCGTTGA
- a CDS encoding sensor histidine kinase — protein MTERDRPAPEVFLRAAAQEGRGKLKIFLGAAPGVGKTFEMLSEGAARRKAGIDVVVGVVETHGRVETEALTRGLEILPRREIEHQGHRLTEMDLDALLERRPQLALVDELAHTNAAGSRHPKRYQDVEELLDAGIDVYSTINIQHIESLNDVVASFTRVRVRETVPDSILEQAEIEVVDIPPDELIERLKEGKVYLPQEATRALNHFFSKSNLSALRELALRRAAQAVDAQMLDHVRANALGGTWAGSERIVVAVSELAGAGGLVRAAKRIADALHAPWTAVHVETARTRQLGPDEHQRIAAVLALATQLGGQVATVPASSVTEGLKAFVLDARATQLIVGKSARSRLFELRHGSVVDRLVRETPGVAVHVLPFDEEQPSATRSPRIRRSSVSPWGAPSGYVWTAASVVAVTVIGSGLFHILDLGNVGMLYLVPVMAAASLFGLRTGLFAGLASSLAYNFFFLPPTGTLTISNPENVISVFVLLGVAFVTSQLTSRVRLQADLAATSARTNAALAGYLRHLTALNEPAEVANAACVEIARLLSLRVVMLEQSPTGFSIKAASHTGSNLETMEMAAAQWVNDTGQPAGRGTGTLTASDWQFQPLRAGDRVLAVLGLAREDGGDPVRSDQLPLLGSLIDQTALALERLRLESEMRDVDAVHERERLRTALLSSVSHDLRTPLTSVLAAAAELRRKYRDPLLDTLESEAIRLNRFVANLLDMARVEAGALKLNIEPVDLTDAVGSAVHDTRRSLDGHPIELNVAPDLPLVMVDPQLFHHCLLNLFDNAGRYGDPGTPIIVRAKRTIGELVLSVIDRGVGLPEGREAEVFETFRRLEGSDRSVSGTGLGLAIVKGFAEAMGMTVNAQNREDSKGACFSIHFPERLLVRQSEQGLDV, from the coding sequence TTGACGGAGCGGGATCGACCTGCCCCCGAAGTCTTTCTGCGCGCAGCCGCGCAGGAAGGCCGGGGCAAGCTGAAGATCTTCCTCGGAGCGGCGCCGGGCGTCGGCAAGACCTTCGAGATGCTGTCCGAGGGCGCGGCACGCAGAAAGGCCGGTATCGACGTCGTCGTTGGCGTGGTGGAGACCCATGGCCGCGTTGAGACCGAAGCTCTTACGCGCGGCCTCGAAATCCTGCCACGTCGCGAGATTGAACATCAAGGCCACAGGCTGACCGAGATGGATCTGGACGCGTTGCTGGAGCGGCGCCCGCAGCTCGCGCTGGTCGACGAGCTGGCGCACACCAACGCCGCCGGGAGCCGCCATCCCAAGCGCTATCAGGATGTCGAGGAGTTGCTCGACGCGGGTATCGACGTCTATTCGACGATCAATATCCAGCATATCGAGAGCCTCAACGACGTTGTTGCTTCGTTCACCCGCGTTCGGGTGCGGGAGACCGTACCGGACAGCATCCTCGAACAGGCCGAGATCGAGGTGGTGGACATTCCGCCCGACGAGCTGATCGAACGCCTTAAGGAAGGCAAGGTTTACCTACCTCAGGAAGCGACGCGCGCGCTCAACCACTTCTTCTCGAAGTCGAATCTCTCCGCTCTGCGCGAACTGGCGCTCCGCCGGGCGGCACAGGCAGTCGACGCACAGATGCTCGACCATGTCCGTGCCAACGCGCTAGGCGGCACGTGGGCGGGAAGCGAGCGGATCGTCGTAGCGGTCAGCGAGCTTGCCGGGGCGGGCGGCCTTGTCCGAGCGGCAAAGCGCATCGCGGATGCCCTTCATGCGCCATGGACCGCCGTTCATGTCGAGACGGCGCGCACCCGCCAGCTTGGCCCCGACGAGCATCAGCGGATCGCGGCCGTGCTCGCGCTCGCCACCCAACTCGGTGGTCAGGTCGCGACGGTGCCTGCTTCGAGCGTCACTGAGGGCCTCAAGGCTTTTGTGCTCGACGCACGCGCCACCCAGCTGATCGTCGGCAAGTCCGCGCGCTCGCGCCTGTTCGAGCTTCGACACGGGTCGGTGGTCGATCGTCTCGTGCGCGAGACGCCCGGTGTTGCAGTGCATGTCCTCCCCTTTGACGAAGAGCAGCCGAGCGCGACCCGATCACCACGGATCAGGCGCAGTTCCGTTTCGCCCTGGGGCGCGCCGTCGGGTTATGTCTGGACAGCAGCGTCGGTGGTCGCCGTCACGGTGATCGGCTCGGGGCTGTTTCACATTCTCGACCTGGGCAATGTCGGGATGCTGTATCTCGTACCGGTCATGGCCGCGGCGAGCCTGTTCGGCCTTCGCACCGGCCTGTTCGCGGGGCTCGCTTCCAGCCTCGCCTACAACTTCTTCTTCCTGCCGCCGACCGGCACGCTCACGATCAGCAATCCAGAAAATGTGATTTCGGTCTTCGTGCTGCTGGGCGTCGCGTTCGTCACGAGCCAGCTCACGTCCCGCGTGAGGTTGCAGGCCGACCTCGCCGCGACCAGCGCCCGCACCAACGCCGCGCTGGCCGGCTATCTGCGCCATCTGACCGCGCTCAACGAGCCGGCGGAAGTGGCGAACGCCGCCTGCGTGGAAATCGCTCGGCTCCTGTCGCTCCGGGTGGTGATGCTCGAGCAATCCCCTACCGGTTTTTCGATCAAGGCAGCCAGCCATACTGGCTCGAACCTCGAAACGATGGAAATGGCTGCGGCGCAATGGGTCAACGATACCGGCCAACCGGCGGGGCGTGGAACCGGCACGCTCACCGCGTCCGACTGGCAGTTCCAACCGCTGCGGGCTGGCGACCGCGTACTCGCCGTCCTCGGCCTCGCGCGAGAGGATGGAGGTGACCCAGTCCGGTCCGACCAATTGCCTTTGCTCGGAAGCCTCATCGATCAGACGGCGCTGGCGCTCGAACGACTGCGGCTTGAAAGCGAGATGCGCGACGTGGACGCAGTGCATGAACGCGAGCGTTTGCGTACCGCTCTGCTGTCGTCAGTCAGCCATGACCTGCGAACGCCGCTGACATCGGTCCTGGCTGCGGCAGCCGAACTGCGCCGCAAGTATCGGGATCCGTTGCTCGACACGCTGGAAAGCGAAGCGATCCGTCTCAACCGCTTCGTCGCTAACCTGCTCGATATGGCCCGCGTCGAGGCCGGCGCGCTGAAGCTCAATATCGAGCCGGTGGATCTTACCGATGCCGTCGGAAGTGCGGTCCATGATACGCGCCGCTCTCTGGACGGGCACCCCATAGAACTCAATGTTGCGCCCGACCTGCCTTTAGTCATGGTCGATCCGCAGCTGTTCCACCATTGCCTTCTCAACCTGTTCGACAATGCCGGCCGCTACGGCGACCCCGGCACGCCTATCATCGTCCGAGCGAAGCGAACCATCGGCGAGCTTGTCCTGTCGGTCATAGATCGCGGCGTCGGCCTGCCGGAGGGCCGCGAAGCCGAGGTGTTCGAGACGTTCCGCCGGCTTGAAGGCTCCGACCGGTCTGTCAGCGGCACGGGCCTCGGACTGGCGATTGTCAAAGGCTTCGCCGAGGCGATGGGCATGACCGTCAATGCGCAGAACCGCGAAGACAGCAAAGGCGCCTGCTTCAGCATTCATTTCCCCGAGCGGCTGCTCGTACGGCAATCGGAGCAAGGACTAGATGTATGA
- a CDS encoding response regulator, translated as MTGHRILIVDDDLHIRRLLERMLTRAGYATIEATTAAEALSQARDGRPDAILLDLGLPDRDGLEIVTLLRQQCPAPIIVVSARDATDQKVAALDLGAHDYVTKPFDSEEVLARMRATLRDRVEAQGASPTVQAGALTIDLVNRQVSRDGEEVHLTRKEFEVLNQLALHPGRVVTHQRVLEAAWPYEVDRRIDYLRIVVRNLRQKLEADPSRPALIMNELGVGYRLMANS; from the coding sequence ATGACCGGACACCGTATTCTGATCGTCGACGACGACCTTCACATCCGCCGCTTGCTCGAACGCATGCTTACTCGGGCGGGATATGCAACAATCGAGGCTACGACGGCGGCCGAGGCGCTCAGCCAGGCCCGGGACGGCCGACCGGACGCAATCCTTCTTGATCTCGGACTGCCCGATCGTGACGGCCTGGAAATCGTGACGCTCCTGCGGCAGCAATGTCCCGCACCGATCATCGTCGTGTCCGCGCGCGATGCTACGGATCAGAAAGTGGCGGCGCTCGATCTGGGAGCGCATGATTATGTGACCAAGCCTTTCGACAGCGAAGAAGTGCTTGCCCGCATGCGCGCGACCCTGCGCGACCGCGTCGAGGCACAGGGAGCCTCCCCGACCGTGCAGGCCGGCGCCCTGACGATCGATCTCGTCAATCGTCAGGTCTCCCGCGACGGCGAAGAGGTGCACCTCACCCGCAAGGAGTTCGAGGTGCTGAACCAGCTTGCTCTGCACCCTGGCCGCGTTGTGACCCATCAGCGCGTCCTTGAGGCAGCCTGGCCCTATGAGGTCGATCGCCGCATCGATTATCTCCGGATCGTGGTCCGCAATCTGCGGCAGAAGCTGGAGGCTGATCCTTCGCGCCCCGCGCTGATAATGAATGAACTGGGGGTAGGCTATCGCCTGATGGCCAATAGCTGA
- a CDS encoding rod shape-determining protein, which translates to MKLPRFLSSSAYDMAIDLGTVNTVIHVRDRGIVLNEPSVIAIETRQGFRRVKVVGNEAKLMMGKTPANIQAIRPLRDGVIADIDVAEQMIKHFIDKALDGSRFGRRHEVVVCVPSGSTMVERRALRDAAANAGAARVQLIEEPMAAAIGAGLPVTEPRGAMVVDIGGGTTEVAVLSLRGIAYSNSARVGGDRMDDAIASHIRRNHNLMIGEATSERVKCEIGAATPPDGEGRRIIVKGRDLVNGRPAEMSISEAEIVDALAEPVGQIKMAVRTALEQTAPELAADIIEEGITLTGGGALLRRLDEALMEETGLPVKVADTPLMCVAMGAGKALEDPAYQGVLTIS; encoded by the coding sequence ATGAAATTGCCTCGGTTCCTTTCGTCCTCCGCATACGACATGGCCATCGACCTGGGCACCGTTAACACAGTCATTCACGTTCGGGATCGAGGCATCGTGCTAAACGAGCCGTCGGTGATCGCTATTGAAACCCGACAGGGCTTTCGTAGGGTTAAGGTTGTGGGCAATGAGGCCAAACTTATGATGGGCAAGACGCCTGCGAACATCCAGGCGATCAGACCTCTGCGCGATGGCGTCATCGCTGACATCGACGTCGCGGAGCAGATGATCAAACATTTCATCGATAAAGCGCTGGACGGCAGCCGGTTCGGCCGACGTCACGAAGTCGTCGTTTGTGTGCCTTCTGGTTCCACCATGGTTGAGAGGCGTGCGCTTCGCGATGCAGCCGCGAACGCAGGCGCAGCTCGGGTGCAATTGATAGAGGAGCCGATGGCTGCGGCAATCGGCGCAGGCCTGCCCGTTACCGAGCCGCGCGGTGCGATGGTGGTCGATATTGGCGGCGGCACGACCGAGGTTGCAGTGCTGTCGCTGAGGGGTATCGCCTACAGCAACTCCGCACGCGTCGGAGGCGACCGGATGGACGACGCCATTGCTTCGCATATCCGCCGCAATCATAATTTGATGATAGGGGAAGCTACGTCCGAGCGCGTGAAATGTGAAATTGGAGCTGCTACTCCTCCTGACGGGGAAGGGCGACGGATCATCGTCAAAGGCCGAGATCTGGTAAACGGTCGGCCCGCCGAAATGAGCATCAGCGAGGCCGAGATCGTCGATGCGCTCGCGGAACCGGTTGGACAGATCAAGATGGCGGTGAGAACGGCGCTGGAACAGACCGCGCCTGAGCTAGCCGCCGACATCATCGAGGAAGGCATAACGCTGACTGGCGGCGGGGCACTGCTCAGGCGGCTCGATGAAGCGCTGATGGAAGAAACCGGACTACCGGTAAAGGTGGCCGACACGCCGCTGATGTGCGTCGCGATGGGAGCTGGGAAGGCGTTGGAAGACCCCGCCTATCAGGGCGTCCTCACCATTTCCTGA
- a CDS encoding exopolysaccharide biosynthesis polyprenyl glycosylphosphotransferase, producing the protein MSKIDLAIEGSPSRQPVTAAVQRNVRLWLCMLLLAADLGALATGFALGLRTTGMPLLSSELWQPLAGGMIVYGVIAFHNQAYNPVCLTRITPSLRNASMALAATLLIFLLVVFSLKATGQLSRLGISAGIICSGALLVAQRLLIVRAVRRNFSDDLFAQLLIIDGGTIPHDVSGMVIVDADAAGIKADLDDPYMLHRLGTLLRDFDRVVISCPPDRKADWAQMLKGGNILGEIIVPELDHMAPLAVQTYRGVSTLVVARGPLNLANRAKKRLLDIAITVPLLIALAPLMIAIAIAIRLDSAGPVFFKQERIGRGNRLFHILKFRSMRVEQCDAAGAASTRRDDDRITRVGAFIRKTSIDELPQLINVLLGEMSLVGPRPHALGSTAEEQLFWQVDRQYWHRHALKPGITGLAQIRGFRGATETRRDILNRVEADLEYLHGWSLTRDIGILIGTLNVLVHRNAY; encoded by the coding sequence ATGTCGAAAATTGATCTGGCGATCGAAGGTTCTCCCAGTCGCCAGCCGGTAACGGCCGCTGTCCAGCGGAATGTGAGGCTTTGGCTGTGCATGCTGCTGCTCGCGGCCGACCTCGGCGCGTTGGCAACGGGCTTTGCCTTAGGCCTTCGCACGACCGGCATGCCATTGCTGTCCAGCGAACTTTGGCAACCTCTTGCAGGCGGCATGATCGTCTACGGAGTCATCGCCTTCCACAATCAGGCCTACAATCCTGTCTGCCTTACTCGCATTACGCCCAGCTTGCGTAACGCATCTATGGCTTTGGCCGCGACGCTGCTGATCTTCCTGCTTGTCGTTTTCTCGCTTAAGGCGACGGGACAGTTGTCACGCTTGGGCATTTCGGCAGGTATCATTTGCAGCGGCGCTTTGCTGGTGGCGCAAAGGCTGCTGATTGTCAGGGCAGTGCGGCGCAATTTTAGCGACGATCTATTTGCTCAGTTGCTAATCATTGATGGTGGCACGATTCCGCACGACGTAAGCGGCATGGTCATCGTCGATGCGGATGCTGCGGGGATCAAAGCTGACCTCGACGACCCATATATGCTTCACCGTTTAGGCACCCTGCTGCGGGATTTCGACCGGGTTGTCATATCCTGCCCCCCCGACCGCAAGGCCGATTGGGCCCAAATGCTGAAGGGCGGAAATATCCTGGGGGAGATCATTGTGCCCGAACTGGATCACATGGCACCGCTGGCCGTTCAGACTTATCGTGGTGTTTCCACACTCGTCGTCGCCCGTGGCCCGCTCAATCTTGCGAACCGGGCGAAGAAGCGACTGCTCGACATCGCGATTACGGTGCCGCTGCTCATCGCTTTGGCACCCTTGATGATCGCCATTGCCATCGCCATCCGGCTTGATTCAGCAGGCCCGGTATTCTTCAAGCAGGAGCGGATAGGTCGCGGCAATCGCCTGTTTCATATCCTAAAGTTTCGCAGCATGCGCGTTGAACAATGCGACGCGGCCGGCGCCGCTTCGACGCGACGAGATGATGATCGCATCACCCGTGTCGGAGCTTTCATCCGCAAGACCAGTATTGATGAACTGCCGCAACTGATCAACGTCCTGCTGGGTGAAATGAGCTTGGTTGGCCCCCGTCCCCACGCGCTGGGATCAACTGCGGAGGAACAGCTCTTCTGGCAGGTCGATCGCCAATATTGGCACCGCCACGCGCTGAAACCGGGCATCACGGGCCTTGCACAGATCCGGGGATTTCGGGGAGCGACGGAAACCCGGCGCGATATTCTCAATCGTGTCGAAGCCGACCTGGAGTATCTCCACGGCTGGAGCCTGACGCGCGACATTGGGATTTTGATCGGAACGCTCAACGTACTCGTTCATCGGAACGCCTACTGA
- a CDS encoding polysaccharide biosynthesis/export family protein: MKTETLLTSLSICLAAAVPAAATAQTAGAAVSTASPTAPAADTGYQLGPDDEVKISIFGQPDLSATTRIKADGTVALALIGPVQARGKTTSQLAQAIAANYASGGFLTNPSVNVEVSNYVSRFVTVLGNVPQAGNYPLDRNYSVASMLAKAGGSTKDGANAVILTPADGSGPVRISLADMAVGGSRQLKPGDILFVPPAEKVYVYGQVQQPGAFSFAPGQSFRQALALAGGPTLAGSTKRIKVRRGGKEIQANLDDPVQPEDVLIIREKLF; encoded by the coding sequence GTGAAAACAGAGACTCTCCTGACCAGCCTCTCGATCTGCCTGGCGGCGGCCGTCCCCGCGGCTGCCACGGCTCAGACGGCCGGGGCGGCTGTCAGCACTGCCAGCCCAACGGCGCCGGCGGCGGATACCGGGTATCAACTAGGGCCCGATGATGAAGTGAAGATCTCGATCTTCGGACAACCCGATCTTTCGGCCACCACCCGGATAAAAGCGGATGGCACCGTTGCGCTCGCCCTGATCGGTCCCGTTCAGGCGCGAGGCAAAACGACGTCTCAACTCGCTCAGGCGATCGCGGCAAATTATGCGAGCGGCGGCTTTCTCACCAACCCATCGGTCAATGTGGAAGTCAGTAATTATGTCAGCCGCTTCGTGACCGTACTTGGGAATGTGCCTCAGGCAGGCAACTATCCACTCGATCGGAACTACAGCGTGGCATCGATGCTGGCGAAGGCTGGCGGTTCCACGAAGGACGGCGCCAACGCCGTGATCCTGACCCCCGCCGATGGCAGCGGGCCGGTTCGAATTTCTCTGGCGGATATGGCAGTCGGCGGCAGTCGGCAGTTGAAGCCAGGCGACATCCTTTTCGTGCCGCCAGCTGAAAAAGTCTATGTGTACGGCCAGGTACAGCAACCTGGCGCCTTTTCATTCGCGCCGGGCCAAAGCTTCCGCCAAGCGCTTGCGCTGGCAGGCGGCCCGACGCTGGCGGGTTCAACGAAACGCATAAAAGTACGCCGGGGGGGGAAGGAAATACAGGCGAACCTGGATGATCCGGTTCAGCCTGAAGACGTCCTCATCATCCGGGAGAAGCTGTTTTGA
- a CDS encoding ATP-binding protein, producing MATPLKPISLRRDSIYSAFSTAMPVTDRHGLAGRNSELEKLVEAIVVQRKHAVIFGTRGSGKTSLARVFGDLADEAGCVALYGSASGDADFDSLFRPFLAELPMSTAGKEKARKLMDEPLDVTRLAALLVEDVRQRSILILDEYDRVRSDNAKSEVATLLKLLTDIHSPVQVVLVGIAGDVDGLIAAHPSLRRHIAPQRVAPISKPELERLLLSCAENARLQLDPDALDALAGAAMGSPYHARLFGMQAALVTEAGGRDRMTLADVEQGLASALEDWAEMSGATHALFRRILWEANASRRMIALAGVAASQMSVISYDRLVRLGQEVLGGGSINEGQAADAMRRLQPALTPMPGGDLFMFEDTLAPQFLLLMAKQPAPAVPPAPTPAEEMRAMLRGVDGL from the coding sequence ATGGCGACGCCGCTAAAGCCAATCAGCCTGCGGCGGGACTCCATCTACAGCGCCTTCAGCACGGCGATGCCTGTGACGGACCGCCATGGACTGGCGGGGCGCAACAGCGAGTTGGAAAAACTGGTCGAGGCCATCGTCGTCCAGCGCAAACACGCGGTCATTTTTGGGACGCGGGGTTCAGGCAAGACGTCGCTGGCCAGGGTGTTCGGTGATCTGGCCGACGAAGCCGGCTGCGTCGCGTTGTATGGATCCGCAAGCGGGGACGCGGATTTCGACTCCCTTTTCCGTCCCTTCCTCGCCGAACTGCCCATGAGCACCGCTGGCAAGGAAAAGGCGCGCAAGCTGATGGACGAACCGCTGGATGTGACCCGGCTCGCGGCGCTGCTCGTCGAGGATGTGCGGCAGCGTTCGATCCTGATCCTGGACGAATATGACCGGGTCCGTTCTGACAATGCCAAGTCCGAAGTCGCGACGCTGCTGAAGCTGCTGACGGATATCCATTCGCCGGTACAGGTGGTGTTGGTGGGCATTGCGGGCGATGTGGACGGGCTGATCGCGGCGCATCCATCTCTGCGCCGGCACATCGCGCCACAGCGCGTTGCGCCAATCTCCAAGCCGGAGCTGGAAAGGCTGTTGTTAAGCTGCGCGGAAAATGCCCGGTTGCAGCTTGATCCCGACGCGCTTGACGCGCTGGCAGGGGCAGCCATGGGCTCACCCTATCATGCGCGGCTGTTCGGCATGCAGGCCGCGCTCGTCACAGAGGCTGGCGGGCGCGACCGCATGACGCTGGCCGACGTTGAGCAGGGCCTCGCCTCCGCGCTGGAGGACTGGGCAGAAATGAGCGGGGCCACTCACGCCCTGTTCCGGCGCATCTTGTGGGAAGCAAATGCCAGCCGCCGGATGATCGCGCTGGCGGGCGTTGCGGCGTCGCAGATGTCGGTGATCTCCTACGACCGCCTGGTCCGGCTTGGCCAGGAAGTGCTGGGGGGCGGGTCGATCAATGAAGGGCAGGCCGCGGACGCCATGCGACGATTGCAACCTGCGCTTACCCCAATGCCGGGCGGCGACCTGTTCATGTTCGAAGATACGCTGGCGCCGCAATTTCTGCTGCTGATGGCGAAACAGCCGGCGCCTGCTGTGCCGCCTGCTCCCACCCCCGCCGAAGAAATGCGCGCCATGTTGCGAGGAGTGGACGGGCTATGA
- a CDS encoding GNVR domain-containing protein yields MTMNPIDLLSAVQARWRTAAMLGGALFLIIAIIAFMQPRQYAATSSLLLDLSQTDPTDSNANQGARVEVDSILGTQTDVIRSAKVINAVAKEAGFVDALPKDVPAAARLQQAADRVRANLTVTSGRQSNVLQLQYLDADPATAAKVANLAAQVYMREQVELRASPARGSAKWFDEQTQEVRRRYEMAQRRLSDFQRAHDIIGINRMDLEAEKLKNMSYQLTQAQAEAAAARSKAGAGAVSDIEGSLIVQNLQEQVATQSGRVSELSKTLGPNHPSMVAANAQLSELQSKLAAARSSQAGAVSANSVAANRREGDLKSNMAGQEDRMIRMSDVQDQLMVLQRDVDAARQTYDTVRQRFNEATLKSQISQPNASLLDEAAVPLFPAKPNLMLWLIAGVALGLVGGVAAVIIAEILKPRVRSAAGVARATEVEVITELMPAPARGVWFFKQQEAA; encoded by the coding sequence ATGACCATGAATCCCATAGATCTTCTGTCAGCGGTTCAGGCGCGCTGGCGGACTGCGGCGATGCTGGGTGGTGCATTGTTCCTGATCATCGCCATCATCGCCTTCATGCAGCCGCGCCAATACGCGGCAACGTCTTCGCTGCTGCTGGACTTGTCACAGACGGACCCAACCGATTCCAACGCAAATCAGGGTGCGCGCGTCGAGGTTGATAGCATCCTGGGCACTCAGACCGACGTCATCCGCTCTGCCAAGGTCATCAACGCCGTGGCGAAGGAAGCGGGTTTCGTGGATGCCTTGCCCAAGGATGTGCCGGCCGCGGCGCGGCTGCAGCAAGCGGCCGATCGCGTGCGCGCGAACCTTACGGTAACCAGCGGTCGGCAGAGCAATGTACTGCAGCTCCAATATCTCGACGCTGATCCTGCCACGGCCGCGAAGGTCGCCAACCTCGCTGCACAGGTCTACATGCGCGAACAGGTGGAATTACGCGCCTCCCCGGCCCGCGGTTCAGCCAAGTGGTTTGACGAGCAGACGCAGGAAGTGCGGCGGCGCTATGAAATGGCGCAACGACGGCTGTCGGATTTCCAACGCGCGCACGACATCATCGGCATCAACAGGATGGACCTGGAAGCCGAGAAGCTGAAAAACATGTCCTATCAGCTGACACAGGCGCAGGCTGAAGCCGCTGCGGCGCGGTCAAAAGCCGGCGCGGGGGCGGTGTCGGACATCGAAGGGTCGCTGATCGTGCAGAACCTGCAGGAACAGGTGGCCACGCAATCAGGCCGGGTTTCCGAACTGTCGAAGACGCTCGGCCCGAACCATCCCAGCATGGTCGCCGCCAATGCTCAGCTATCGGAACTCCAGTCGAAGCTCGCGGCCGCACGGTCGAGCCAGGCAGGCGCAGTCAGCGCGAACAGCGTTGCGGCCAATCGCCGCGAGGGCGACCTGAAGTCCAACATGGCCGGGCAGGAGGATCGGATGATCCGCATGTCGGATGTGCAGGACCAGCTGATGGTGCTTCAGCGTGACGTCGATGCTGCGCGGCAGACCTATGACACCGTCCGCCAGCGCTTCAACGAAGCGACGCTCAAGAGTCAGATCTCGCAGCCCAATGCGAGCCTGCTGGACGAGGCGGCTGTCCCTCTGTTTCCCGCAAAACCGAACCTGATGCTCTGGCTCATCGCTGGCGTGGCGCTTGGCCTTGTGGGCGGCGTGGCGGCTGTCATCATCGCCGAGATACTGAAACCCCGCGTTCGTTCGGCCGCTGGCGTTGCCCGCGCCACCGAAGTCGAAGTCATCACCGAATTGATGCCGGCGCCCGCCCGCGGGGTCTGGTTCTTCAAACAGCAGGAGGCCGCATGA
- a CDS encoding P-loop NTPase, with translation MRLRSTAGAPPQLMPGGGTAALRPRTRDNHSFAKLAVDHGFLAESDITRVDVHARTQGLPFPDAAIDLGMLDSEAAGLLAALAGGFSLLPAGDQRIDPQVIAAFDPANPYAAKIRTIRAKMKAAAAGGDPSSLRLAVLSVGAGDEAAIIAANLAVVLAQMDGQTMLVDVDMVNPSLDRLFRVENKAGLAEQLMGSAALLPASKTAIEGLWLMTAGRASGSASSMITRGPLADTANGWGLRETSMLFYLAEGKGEQTPFGSILTGFDAVAIVARRGDTAIADMRRIIDDLDRQGVPIAGTVIA, from the coding sequence ATGAGACTGCGTTCCACAGCAGGCGCCCCGCCCCAGTTGATGCCGGGCGGTGGGACCGCCGCACTGCGTCCCCGCACACGCGACAATCACAGCTTTGCCAAGCTGGCGGTCGATCATGGTTTCTTGGCCGAATCGGATATCACCCGCGTCGATGTGCATGCACGGACTCAGGGCCTGCCATTTCCTGATGCGGCGATCGATCTGGGAATGCTCGATAGCGAGGCAGCCGGTCTGCTGGCTGCGTTGGCGGGCGGATTTTCGCTGCTGCCCGCAGGCGACCAGCGGATCGATCCACAGGTCATCGCGGCTTTCGATCCGGCAAACCCTTACGCCGCCAAGATCAGGACGATCCGTGCCAAGATGAAGGCAGCGGCTGCTGGCGGCGATCCTTCGTCCCTTCGACTGGCGGTGCTGTCGGTTGGCGCAGGCGACGAGGCAGCCATCATCGCCGCAAACCTTGCGGTGGTGCTGGCGCAGATGGACGGGCAGACGATGCTGGTCGATGTGGACATGGTAAACCCCTCGCTGGACCGGCTATTCCGGGTCGAGAACAAGGCCGGGCTTGCAGAGCAGCTGATGGGCAGCGCGGCATTGCTGCCCGCGTCAAAGACGGCAATCGAAGGATTGTGGCTGATGACCGCTGGCCGCGCATCGGGCAGCGCGTCGAGCATGATCACGCGCGGTCCGCTTGCGGACACCGCCAATGGCTGGGGCCTGCGGGAAACATCGATGCTGTTCTACCTGGCCGAAGGCAAGGGGGAACAGACGCCGTTCGGGAGCATATTGACCGGATTCGACGCCGTGGCCATCGTCGCCAGGCGCGGTGACACTGCCATCGCCGATATGCGCCGCATCATTGACGATTTGGACAGGCAGGGCGTACCGATCGCCGGGACGGTGATTGCATGA